A window of the Candidatus Bathyarchaeia archaeon genome harbors these coding sequences:
- a CDS encoding 5,10-methylenetetrahydromethanopterin reductase, with the protein MVKFGIEFVPREPYWKIMYYAIQAERGDFSNLWITDHFNNRNVYATLATAAIYTNKITFGPGVTNPYMVNPVLTAQAIATLDEMAPGRVVLGIGAGDKTTLDTVGVEMRKPLTAIQESIAIIRQMIKGETVAYQGEVFKTAGAKFLFKPRGKISVYVGAQGPKMLALAGKIGDGVLINACHPRDVEYAVNCVKEGVSEAGKQLGEVDVAAYTSFSVHEDIKKANKAAIPVVSFIVAGSPPQLLERHGIDVKKAEEIKEALKANDWGRAFGGVTPEMIGAFSVCGTPDMCAERIAELLKSGISQFVVGSPIGVNVREAIKLISEKIIPHFKT; encoded by the coding sequence ATGGTCAAATTTGGAATCGAGTTTGTCCCTCGAGAACCCTATTGGAAGATCATGTACTATGCTATCCAAGCTGAACGCGGCGACTTCAGCAACCTGTGGATAACGGATCACTTTAACAACCGAAACGTATACGCCACACTGGCAACAGCCGCGATCTATACGAATAAGATAACGTTTGGTCCGGGCGTAACTAACCCGTACATGGTGAATCCCGTTTTAACTGCACAGGCCATCGCCACACTGGACGAGATGGCGCCGGGCAGAGTGGTGCTTGGAATTGGCGCGGGAGACAAGACGACCCTTGACACAGTGGGCGTTGAAATGCGGAAGCCACTAACAGCCATTCAAGAATCAATCGCCATCATAAGACAAATGATCAAAGGCGAAACAGTAGCCTATCAAGGCGAAGTTTTCAAGACTGCAGGTGCCAAATTCCTTTTCAAACCTCGCGGCAAGATTTCCGTATATGTGGGTGCTCAGGGTCCAAAAATGCTGGCGCTTGCTGGAAAAATCGGTGACGGCGTACTCATCAACGCCTGCCACCCAAGAGACGTGGAATACGCTGTGAACTGCGTAAAGGAAGGCGTCAGCGAAGCAGGTAAACAGCTAGGTGAAGTGGATGTTGCTGCCTACACATCCTTTAGTGTGCACGAAGACATAAAGAAAGCCAACAAAGCAGCAATACCAGTAGTATCCTTCATCGTGGCTGGGAGCCCGCCCCAGTTGCTGGAGCGCCACGGCATAGACGTGAAAAAAGCAGAAGAAATCAAAGAAGCGCTTAAAGCGAATGATTGGGGGCGAGCCTTTGGAGGAGTAACGCCTGAAATGATAGGTGCATTTTCGGTGTGCGGCACTCCAGACATGTGTGCAGAGCGCATAGCCGAACTCTTAAAGTCAGGTATATCTCAATTCGTGGTAGGTTCGCCGATAGGCGTCAATGTCAGAGAAGCCATAAAACTCATCAGCGAGAAAATAATTCCGCACTTCAAAACGTGA
- a CDS encoding ABC transporter ATP-binding protein: MRGEVKAVDDVSFEVQKGDAIGLAGESGCGKTSAALSILKLLPWNGKIYGGNIRFGGEEILKMPPDKFNKEIRWKKISVVFQGAMNALHPNKSIGSQIAEPILAHEDVSKDEARKRTERLLDLVGIGASKFARYPHELSGGMKQRSMISMALACNPTLVIADEPTTALDVIIEAQVLKVMKELQKKLDLSLILISHDLSMIADTCNKVAIMYAGKIAEYGESAPLYKEPLHPYTQKLIGAFPSILGVKRELQSIPGFPPDLLNPPPGCRFHPRCPYAMDICKRKEPEVTEVDGSQHLVACHLVGK, encoded by the coding sequence ATGAGAGGAGAAGTTAAAGCAGTAGACGATGTCAGCTTCGAAGTCCAGAAAGGAGACGCAATTGGATTAGCCGGAGAGTCAGGCTGCGGCAAAACCAGCGCTGCACTCTCGATTTTGAAGCTTCTGCCATGGAACGGAAAAATCTACGGCGGCAACATACGATTTGGCGGCGAAGAAATCCTGAAAATGCCTCCAGACAAATTCAACAAAGAAATTCGGTGGAAGAAAATCTCAGTTGTTTTCCAAGGAGCCATGAACGCGCTTCACCCCAACAAGAGCATCGGGAGTCAGATTGCTGAACCAATACTTGCCCACGAAGATGTAAGCAAAGACGAAGCGAGAAAGAGAACTGAGCGCTTACTAGACCTTGTAGGAATAGGCGCCTCCAAATTCGCTCGCTATCCACACGAGCTGAGCGGAGGCATGAAGCAGCGCTCAATGATATCGATGGCTTTGGCCTGTAACCCGACACTTGTTATCGCGGACGAACCAACGACAGCCCTTGACGTGATCATTGAGGCTCAGGTGCTAAAAGTCATGAAGGAGCTTCAAAAGAAGCTAGACCTTTCACTCATATTGATTTCACATGACTTGTCGATGATCGCGGACACTTGTAACAAAGTTGCAATTATGTATGCAGGAAAAATCGCTGAGTACGGTGAAAGTGCGCCCCTCTACAAAGAACCCTTGCATCCGTACACGCAGAAACTGATTGGTGCCTTTCCCAGCATTCTAGGCGTTAAAAGAGAACTGCAGTCAATTCCTGGCTTTCCACCAGACTTGCTTAACCCGCCACCAGGATGCAGATTCCACCCAAGATGCCCCTACGCGATGGATATATGCAAACGCAAAGAACCAGAGGTAACCGAAGTCGACGGCTCACAGCATCTCGTAGCATGCCACCTTGTAGGAAAGTGA
- a CDS encoding NosD domain-containing protein, with protein sequence MNKTSSGLIILTLACSILFTTARINVARASPAIFIRSNGLVEPPTSAIQRVGDLYALTANISDEIIIQRSNIIIDGNGYALNGVGIGVGFTIDQVNNVTIRKTRIINFEFGISLDISNNNNITGNYIQSRALYGMHGVQLTDSSYNIIAKNTIAGNATAIVQTNGIECLSSSTFNRIFENNITDTYFGATFDGASNYNTFHNNTLRRNSFGVWFRLTSLNTISENMMTGSQWSIYLSSSFNNTIIGNTIANNTFGGIYFLPTSNNNTISGNTLINNPYGLQIVNSSNNRIAQNNFIDNSIHVNPPSFSIYSNLFDDDYPVGGNFWDNYVGVDFYSGAGRNVTGSDGIGDTSHAVDANNNDTYPLVGRFSSFQPFPDRRVNTISNSTIEDFAYFNDNGTIKMRVTNSSQTQLSGFIRVTIQKALIGPPYTILIDNGQTVPLVLNGTLYDNATHRWIYFAYPHSTHEISIQGIPPDITSPSISILSPQPKAYNTRDVPLTFTVNEPASWIGYSLNGQGNATISGNTTLTSLTDGPHTIAVYANDTAGNFGNSTTINFSVDATPPFIQILSPQNATYNARGVPLTFTISETTAWIGYSLDSTANLSISGNTTITNLSNGTHAVAIYANDTLGNMGYSERTYFTILVTSNDTSPPIITIVSPENKTYTTTQDTIDIPLTFTVNEPATWMAYSLDNRPNVTVTGNITLTNLPIGFHSITVYALDAVGNAGASEKRVFTIEATEEPPPTPFPPTWVIITISAIIIAVIAILVYFFRIRRKA encoded by the coding sequence ATGAACAAAACATCATCAGGACTAATTATTCTCACGCTTGCCTGTTCTATTCTATTCACCACAGCTAGAATCAACGTAGCGAGAGCGAGCCCAGCTATTTTTATCAGATCCAACGGCTTGGTTGAACCCCCAACCTCCGCCATTCAACGAGTCGGCGACTTGTACGCCTTGACCGCTAACATTTCTGACGAAATTATAATCCAGAGGAGCAATATCATAATCGACGGCAACGGCTACGCGCTGAATGGAGTCGGCATAGGAGTCGGCTTCACTATAGACCAAGTAAACAATGTAACAATCAGGAAAACCAGAATCATTAATTTCGAGTTTGGAATTTCCCTTGACATCTCAAATAACAACAACATCACAGGAAACTACATACAATCGCGCGCTCTCTATGGCATGCATGGCGTGCAGCTGACCGACTCCTCTTACAACATCATCGCCAAGAATACAATTGCCGGAAACGCCACTGCGATAGTTCAAACCAACGGCATCGAGTGCCTGTCCTCCTCGACCTTTAACAGAATTTTTGAAAACAACATAACAGACACATACTTCGGCGCAACGTTTGACGGAGCATCAAATTACAATACCTTTCATAATAACACACTGAGACGAAACTCGTTCGGCGTCTGGTTCCGACTCACATCTCTTAACACGATCTCCGAGAACATGATGACAGGCAGCCAGTGGAGCATTTATCTTTCTTCATCGTTCAACAACACGATCATCGGAAATACCATAGCAAATAACACGTTTGGCGGTATCTACTTTTTGCCTACATCAAACAACAACACCATCTCAGGAAACACACTAATCAACAACCCGTATGGACTTCAGATCGTCAACTCATCCAACAACAGAATCGCCCAAAACAATTTCATCGACAACAGCATCCATGTAAATCCCCCTAGCTTTTCCATTTACTCCAATCTTTTCGATGATGACTATCCTGTTGGCGGCAACTTCTGGGACAACTACGTTGGAGTCGATTTTTACAGCGGTGCAGGCCGAAATGTGACTGGGAGCGATGGAATAGGAGACACCTCGCATGCAGTAGATGCAAACAACAATGACACCTATCCTTTGGTCGGGCGGTTTTCAAGTTTTCAGCCATTTCCAGACCGCCGCGTTAATACAATTTCAAACTCAACAATCGAGGACTTCGCCTACTTTAACGATAATGGGACGATCAAAATGCGCGTTACTAATTCGTCTCAAACTCAGTTATCTGGCTTCATACGCGTGACCATTCAAAAGGCTCTGATAGGCCCACCTTACACGATCCTAATCGACAACGGACAGACTGTTCCGCTTGTTCTGAATGGTACATTGTACGACAATGCAACTCACAGATGGATCTACTTCGCATATCCGCACTCAACGCACGAGATATCAATTCAAGGCATACCGCCAGATATTACATCGCCAAGCATCTCGATACTCTCACCCCAACCTAAGGCTTACAACACAAGAGACGTTCCACTAACCTTCACAGTAAACGAACCAGCCTCGTGGATAGGCTACAGCCTAAACGGCCAAGGCAACGCAACCATAAGCGGTAACACAACTCTTACTAGTTTAACGGATGGACCACACACAATAGCAGTCTACGCAAATGACACGGCAGGAAACTTCGGCAACTCCACAACAATCAATTTTTCAGTCGACGCCACACCACCCTTCATTCAGATACTGTCACCTCAGAACGCAACTTACAACGCAAGAGGCGTTCCGTTAACATTCACCATTAGTGAAACTACGGCGTGGATTGGCTACAGCTTAGACAGCACTGCGAACCTGTCAATAAGCGGCAACACCACAATAACCAACCTGTCGAACGGAACCCACGCAGTTGCAATCTACGCAAACGACACGCTGGGAAACATGGGCTACTCAGAAAGAACTTACTTCACCATCTTAGTTACATCCAACGACACGTCGCCTCCAATAATCACGATTGTTTCCCCGGAAAACAAAACCTACACTACAACCCAAGACACAATTGACATACCATTGACCTTCACAGTAAACGAACCAGCGACATGGATGGCATACAGCCTCGACAACCGACCAAACGTAACCGTCACAGGCAATATCACGCTGACCAATTTACCCATAGGCTTTCACAGCATTACAGTCTATGCTCTGGATGCCGTTGGAAACGCAGGAGCATCCGAAAAAAGGGTTTTCACCATAGAAGCCACGGAAGAACCGCCACCAACACCATTTCCACCAACATGGGTCATCATAACAATCTCGGCAATAATCATCGCAGTAATAGCCATCTTAGTCTATTTCTTCAGAATTCGCAGAAAAGCATGA
- a CDS encoding cytochrome c biogenesis protein CcdA: MKLKIFTVLLVVVTFFVLIGHTRSADPVRIEYFYVGVSDSCPTCPRDLDEKRVTEEVVRPLQTEYSDQITVEEINIVTSQGLERWNVYKSAYGLTLPRPTVVVSPTAAVNSTLVKQDFPQDPITKDWLAATIDQYLGKVDTNPFKPVVGSFQRLLSSPGFVAFSMGFINGFSPCLMAMLAFILTYSAGTSKGLKSGISRTMIFGLGLVTAIMIVGISILLLQVPLHPVLIYLHSLTWISAIIMVIIGLNLMGLLNLPISTKPFIQRLTGKFGHSQTGLFFFGIIFFFVKAPCAFPLFILLLANIMVEASLASVGYFLAFSLGLLIPFIAVGIIGGGTPELAKAIREKHRLKIRALSGFILIVYAVLLVLSVAGYPVFGDSTSSLIISWFPATLLLVAAIILGYLVLVRLARRRKQSLPPATVA; encoded by the coding sequence ATGAAACTAAAGATATTCACTGTGCTTCTCGTTGTGGTCACTTTCTTCGTTCTCATCGGGCACACGCGCTCTGCGGACCCAGTGAGAATTGAATACTTTTACGTTGGTGTTTCCGACAGTTGTCCAACATGCCCTAGAGATCTTGATGAGAAACGTGTCACAGAAGAAGTCGTCAGACCTCTTCAAACAGAATACAGCGATCAGATAACTGTAGAAGAAATAAACATCGTGACATCTCAGGGCTTGGAGAGATGGAACGTTTACAAGTCCGCCTATGGTCTAACGTTGCCTCGTCCCACTGTAGTAGTTAGCCCAACCGCCGCGGTCAACAGCACATTGGTAAAACAGGATTTCCCCCAAGACCCAATAACAAAAGACTGGCTTGCAGCCACAATCGACCAGTATCTCGGAAAAGTCGACACTAATCCCTTCAAACCAGTTGTAGGTTCGTTTCAACGCTTGCTTTCTTCACCTGGGTTTGTTGCTTTTTCCATGGGCTTTATCAACGGCTTTTCACCGTGTTTGATGGCGATGTTAGCCTTCATTCTCACATACAGCGCAGGCACCAGTAAAGGCCTTAAGAGCGGCATCAGCAGAACTATGATTTTTGGGCTGGGTCTAGTGACAGCAATCATGATTGTGGGCATTTCGATTCTTCTTTTGCAAGTCCCATTGCATCCAGTGCTAATCTACTTGCATTCGCTCACTTGGATCTCCGCAATCATCATGGTGATCATTGGCTTGAACCTAATGGGTCTGCTCAACCTGCCTATTAGCACCAAGCCCTTTATACAACGGTTAACTGGCAAATTCGGTCATAGTCAAACGGGGCTCTTCTTTTTCGGTATAATATTCTTTTTTGTTAAGGCGCCGTGCGCTTTCCCCTTGTTTATTTTGCTCTTAGCCAATATCATGGTGGAAGCCAGCCTGGCAAGCGTAGGCTATTTTCTGGCATTTAGCCTCGGTCTACTGATCCCCTTCATTGCCGTTGGCATTATCGGTGGCGGGACACCAGAACTGGCCAAAGCGATTCGCGAGAAGCATCGGCTTAAGATTCGCGCTCTCAGCGGATTTATCCTCATAGTTTACGCTGTACTTCTGGTTTTATCTGTCGCAGGTTACCCTGTATTTGGCGATTCAACAAGCTCATTAATCATAAGCTGGTTTCCCGCTACGTTGTTGCTGGTTGCAGCAATCATCCTAGGTTATCTGGTGTTAGTCAGACTAGCTAGAAGGAGAAAACAGTCTTTGCCACCTGCAACTGTAGCTTGA
- a CDS encoding ABC transporter ATP-binding protein → MKEKIETHNEDTILEAHNLKKYFQLKMGFMKTLMSKSVPYVHAVENVNLSLGKEEVFGLVGESGCGKTTTGRLLLRLIEPTDGKIIFKGTDVTAMTPDEMRKMRRKMQIIFQDPYESLNPRMSIFDIVSEPVRIQRVAKSESEVHERVVNVLEDLDLVPPEEYIYRFPHELSGGQRQRIAIARAFVLKPEFMVADEPLSMLDASIRSEVARLLLGIVKKFHCSFLYITHDIALARYMCNRIAVMYLGQIVEQGPAENVIQKPQHPYTEALIAAVPVPDPTARRTEVVIKGEVPSAVNPPPGCRFHTRCPYAWDRCKKEEPKLLPTEEKRIVACHKYTYGTGK, encoded by the coding sequence ATGAAAGAAAAAATCGAAACACACAATGAAGACACAATTCTAGAAGCACACAACTTGAAGAAGTACTTTCAGTTGAAGATGGGTTTCATGAAGACGTTGATGTCCAAATCTGTTCCATATGTTCATGCGGTTGAGAACGTAAACCTCTCCCTAGGAAAAGAGGAAGTCTTTGGCTTGGTAGGCGAGAGTGGCTGCGGCAAGACGACTACAGGCAGACTGTTGCTCAGGCTGATCGAACCCACCGATGGCAAGATTATCTTCAAGGGAACAGACGTTACTGCGATGACGCCGGATGAAATGAGGAAGATGCGGCGCAAAATGCAGATAATATTCCAAGATCCCTACGAGTCGCTAAATCCGCGAATGAGCATCTTTGACATAGTTTCTGAACCAGTGCGAATCCAGAGAGTGGCAAAAAGCGAGAGTGAAGTCCACGAGAGGGTCGTCAATGTGCTCGAAGATCTGGACCTAGTTCCCCCCGAGGAATATATCTATCGATTTCCCCACGAGTTGAGTGGCGGACAGAGGCAAAGAATTGCAATTGCGAGAGCATTCGTCCTGAAGCCAGAGTTCATGGTCGCTGACGAACCGCTTTCAATGCTTGACGCATCAATACGCAGTGAAGTTGCTCGACTACTGCTAGGCATTGTGAAGAAGTTCCACTGCTCTTTTCTGTACATCACACACGACATCGCTTTGGCCAGATACATGTGTAACCGCATAGCAGTCATGTACTTAGGACAGATTGTGGAGCAAGGACCTGCGGAAAACGTCATTCAAAAACCCCAACACCCATACACAGAAGCCCTAATTGCAGCCGTGCCAGTTCCAGATCCGACAGCTCGTCGAACTGAGGTTGTGATTAAGGGCGAAGTCCCAAGCGCTGTTAATCCTCCCCCGGGATGCCGATTCCACACAAGATGCCCCTACGCGTGGGACCGCTGCAAGAAAGAAGAACCAAAGCTGCTTCCCACTGAAGAAAAAAGAATCGTGGCATGCCACAAATACACCTATGGCACCGGCAAGTAG
- a CDS encoding endonuclease Q family protein, protein MRVITDLHVHSRFSRATSEKMTIGEITRFARIKGLQLVGTGDFTHPKWLEELRQNLVEVPGANLYKPVGPPESNVSFMATGEVATIFTFEGEIKKIHHVILTPNFETALQINDRLKRYGNLGSDGRPILDMSAPQLVDEIMKVSSQNAVIPAHVWTPWFSLFGAFSGFNRIEDCYQDATKHIFALETGLSSDPPMNWRLSSLDKYTLVSNSDSHSHWPWRIGREANVFELENVTYGEVVDAVRTKDNRRFKFTIETDPAYGKYHWTGHRNCKVSLSPQEAIKFGNRCPMCRRSLTKGVEQRVEELADRPPKFKPPNAIGFKHLMPLSEIIAAVLGASYPSVLKVWDVYNLLVGKFGDEYTVLMDAPMEELAGIVEQRIADAIVRVREEKVHVTPGYDGVYGQLVLSEQPNETELKKESIKQRSLADFV, encoded by the coding sequence TTGAGAGTAATCACAGATCTGCATGTTCACAGTAGATTCAGCCGAGCCACAAGCGAAAAGATGACCATTGGTGAAATCACGCGGTTCGCTCGCATTAAGGGCTTGCAGCTTGTCGGCACGGGTGACTTCACTCATCCCAAATGGCTAGAGGAACTTCGGCAGAACCTAGTTGAAGTCCCAGGCGCAAACCTCTACAAACCCGTAGGTCCACCAGAGTCTAACGTCAGCTTCATGGCTACAGGCGAAGTTGCCACCATTTTCACTTTTGAAGGCGAGATCAAAAAGATACATCATGTCATCTTGACTCCGAATTTCGAGACTGCGCTTCAAATCAACGATCGACTGAAGCGATATGGCAACTTGGGAAGCGATGGTAGACCAATACTCGACATGTCTGCACCACAGCTCGTGGACGAAATAATGAAAGTCAGCTCACAAAATGCTGTTATTCCCGCTCACGTTTGGACACCTTGGTTCAGTTTGTTCGGAGCCTTCAGCGGCTTCAACCGCATAGAAGACTGCTACCAAGATGCGACAAAACACATTTTCGCACTTGAAACAGGCTTATCCTCTGACCCACCCATGAACTGGCGGCTAAGCAGCCTAGACAAATATACGCTGGTTTCAAACAGCGACAGCCACAGCCACTGGCCATGGAGAATAGGAAGGGAAGCCAACGTATTCGAGCTGGAGAATGTAACCTACGGGGAAGTTGTAGACGCCGTGCGCACAAAAGACAACCGACGTTTCAAATTCACTATTGAAACTGACCCCGCCTATGGAAAATATCACTGGACAGGACACAGAAACTGCAAGGTCTCACTCTCACCTCAAGAAGCAATTAAGTTTGGAAACCGCTGCCCCATGTGCCGCAGAAGTCTGACCAAAGGCGTCGAGCAAAGAGTCGAAGAACTAGCCGACAGACCACCCAAGTTTAAGCCACCAAACGCAATAGGCTTCAAACATTTAATGCCCCTCTCAGAAATAATTGCAGCTGTGCTTGGTGCGAGTTATCCAAGCGTTCTGAAGGTCTGGGACGTTTACAACTTGCTAGTTGGGAAGTTCGGCGACGAATACACCGTGCTTATGGACGCGCCTATGGAAGAGTTGGCTGGGATCGTCGAACAACGAATCGCCGACGCTATAGTACGCGTGAGAGAAGAGAAAGTGCATGTGACGCCCGGCTACGATGGCGTGTACGGTCAACTTGTCCTGTCTGAACAACCGAATGAAACGGAACTGAAGAAAGAATCGATCAAACAGCGAAGCTTAGCGGACTTCGTATAG
- a CDS encoding PKD domain-containing protein yields MLNKIICRKFLWLVILIVTIFPATMHASTMIPGSFVPPASAQALTRVYVDPQLTEGLVPGDVFAVNIMIEAVMDLKSWQFQMSFSGLIDGVLSVTDVIEGDFLMIGGTTYFTWNTNNAAGLVRAAATILGQVGGVYGDGWLATVIFEVVGGGESPLDLHDTILLDSTSAGIPHDVADGYFIGSAPQAVFTYSPLAPSVGVTVVFDASLSYDADGTIATYIWNFGDTTYSAEADPITTHAYAIADTYLVTLTVTDNDGFTDNATALITVTTEPPPSPLTSIYIAPSSVTTIPHEFFTVDIRIANATNVFAWEIKLGWEARLLDFVSVEEGDFLKGIEQQATYFISATYEDQIGSDYVVVGCTRLGAGVQGVSGSGTLATVRFFVSDVGNSVLDLFDTKLRDSIPNPIEHTATDGYVISEAPSGVPIANYAYAPSKPLLNETIAFDASLSYDLDGMIERYIWDFNDGTTAVRSTPEVAHAFGAMGYYWVTLTVVDNEEKTSSIRKMVRVYAQPTLSPEWMPQNPVENETVVFIANAYDPDGWIVSYSWNFGDGAFGSGPSASHIYATAGTYTVTLTAIDNDGFTVTVQALLVVLPRIEVSIMPEKGIVGTLVSITGSRATPNGYVNIYWGSRAFTPYGGWFYNYTLIGTATANPNGDFGFSFNVPPSIEGVQYTRVQDVTTRAVAERAFEVIPYLSIDPTSGPAATTVRVMGTGFPYYSYGITQLLLFDDQFYSFAIVDERGNLQATINVPPASPGLHVIKALLMSYTYPTRYYTVEAAFTVIETSPIDVNLDVGAIYFKGETAEFHIQTVFKGTAIDVTSLNVQLQKPDGTTQELTPNRVAVGLYSVKCVIEGKGSMTGTYTLIVGASQATETMLASGTNIRTFVVKSTWERETPKMAALSIASIGLIGGMLLLWRKEKKRYL; encoded by the coding sequence ATGCTAAACAAGATAATTTGTCGCAAGTTTCTGTGGCTTGTGATCCTGATTGTAACCATCTTCCCAGCAACAATGCACGCAAGCACGATGATTCCTGGCTCTTTTGTTCCTCCGGCTTCAGCTCAAGCTTTGACAAGAGTTTATGTTGATCCACAATTGACGGAAGGTCTGGTGCCTGGCGATGTCTTTGCAGTTAACATTATGATAGAGGCAGTCATGGACTTGAAATCGTGGCAGTTCCAAATGTCGTTCAGCGGCCTTATCGACGGAGTGTTGAGTGTCACCGACGTCATTGAGGGCGACTTCCTGATGATAGGTGGCACAACCTACTTCACCTGGAACACTAACAATGCCGCTGGCTTGGTTCGAGCCGCCGCCACTATCCTTGGCCAAGTGGGGGGTGTCTACGGAGACGGCTGGTTAGCAACAGTGATCTTTGAAGTGGTTGGAGGTGGCGAAAGCCCACTCGACCTCCACGACACCATACTCCTAGACTCAACCAGCGCAGGGATACCCCACGATGTAGCCGATGGATACTTCATCGGCAGCGCACCTCAAGCTGTTTTCACTTACTCACCTCTCGCTCCAAGTGTGGGTGTCACGGTAGTCTTCGACGCCTCATTGAGCTACGATGCAGATGGAACAATCGCTACTTACATCTGGAATTTTGGCGATACCACTTATTCAGCTGAAGCTGATCCAATCACGACTCATGCTTATGCAATTGCAGACACTTACCTTGTGACCTTGACTGTCACCGACAATGATGGATTCACCGATAATGCAACAGCTCTCATAACTGTCACAACTGAGCCGCCGCCTAGCCCCCTGACATCAATCTATATTGCTCCCTCTTCAGTAACCACGATTCCCCATGAGTTCTTCACGGTCGACATACGAATAGCAAATGCCACAAACGTCTTCGCGTGGGAAATAAAACTTGGTTGGGAGGCCCGTCTGCTTGACTTTGTCAGCGTCGAGGAAGGCGACTTCCTCAAAGGAATCGAGCAGCAAGCAACATATTTCATAAGCGCGACCTACGAAGATCAGATTGGAAGTGACTACGTTGTAGTCGGATGCACTAGGCTCGGCGCAGGCGTTCAAGGGGTGAGCGGAAGCGGAACGTTAGCCACGGTTCGATTCTTTGTGAGCGATGTTGGCAACAGTGTTTTGGATCTCTTTGATACCAAGCTGAGAGATTCTATTCCGAATCCAATTGAACATACAGCAACTGACGGCTACGTTATTTCAGAAGCACCGTCTGGTGTGCCAATAGCAAACTACGCGTACGCCCCGTCAAAACCGCTCTTGAATGAAACGATAGCATTTGATGCCTCACTCAGTTACGATCTTGACGGCATGATAGAGAGATACATCTGGGACTTCAATGATGGAACCACAGCGGTCAGGTCGACTCCTGAAGTCGCCCACGCCTTTGGCGCGATGGGTTACTACTGGGTCACCCTGACAGTTGTTGACAACGAGGAAAAGACGAGCAGTATACGGAAAATGGTACGAGTGTACGCTCAGCCAACGCTATCTCCTGAATGGATGCCACAGAACCCAGTGGAAAATGAGACAGTAGTTTTCATTGCTAATGCTTATGACCCAGACGGTTGGATCGTCAGTTACTCATGGAACTTCGGCGACGGAGCATTTGGCTCTGGCCCCAGCGCGTCCCACATCTATGCTACCGCTGGAACTTACACAGTGACTTTAACAGCCATCGACAACGATGGATTTACAGTTACAGTTCAAGCTCTACTAGTTGTCTTGCCAAGGATAGAGGTTTCAATCATGCCAGAAAAGGGAATCGTGGGCACTTTGGTCTCCATTACGGGTTCCCGTGCCACCCCAAATGGCTACGTGAATATCTACTGGGGCTCACGTGCCTTTACCCCTTACGGCGGCTGGTTCTACAACTACACCTTAATAGGTACAGCTACGGCAAACCCAAACGGGGACTTTGGGTTCTCTTTCAACGTTCCACCCTCGATCGAGGGTGTGCAGTATACGCGAGTTCAAGATGTGACAACTAGAGCTGTCGCCGAAAGAGCCTTCGAAGTCATTCCCTATCTCAGCATAGACCCAACTTCAGGCCCCGCCGCTACGACAGTTAGGGTTATGGGCACTGGTTTTCCATACTATAGCTATGGAATCACACAACTGCTGTTGTTCGACGATCAGTTTTACTCGTTTGCAATAGTTGATGAGCGCGGAAACCTACAAGCCACGATCAATGTGCCGCCTGCTTCACCCGGCCTTCACGTCATCAAAGCGCTCCTGATGTCCTACACTTACCCAACACGTTACTATACAGTTGAAGCAGCATTTACAGTAATTGAAACCTCACCCATAGATGTCAATTTGGACGTCGGCGCCATCTACTTCAAAGGCGAGACAGCTGAATTCCACATACAAACAGTGTTCAAAGGAACTGCAATCGATGTCACGTCTCTTAATGTTCAACTTCAGAAACCAGATGGAACAACTCAAGAGCTGACGCCTAACAGAGTTGCAGTGGGTCTTTACAGCGTCAAGTGCGTCATCGAGGGAAAAGGTTCAATGACAGGAACTTACACTCTGATTGTTGGAGCCAGTCAAGCAACAGAGACGATGTTGGCTTCTGGAACAAACATTAGGACCTTCGTTGTCAAATCCACATGGGAACGTGAGACTCCGAAGATGGCTGCTTTGTCAATAGCTTCTATAGGGCTCATCGGCGGCATGCTGTTGCTTTGGCGAAAAGAAAAGAAGCGCTACCTCTAA